The following are encoded together in the Vanrija pseudolonga chromosome 7, complete sequence genome:
- the SIP5 gene encoding Protein SIP5 yields the protein MGNTSSQPAPASGGRGTPANGRDASAPPGAAAAAATAAASSTGPVPPPKSPSPAPPQTPLLLPFAGHLSPQNPHALGLPQTHDYSKQAVTELILEAQLAPFYRGLDDFEEEWEENDIKRALDETREKDFEDDVNNSYTARLKVLREGGNPFPKETLADKDEHDRREVKAYLGAVECPICFLSYPPNINTSRCCEQPLCTECFVQMKRSEATVTHLESDSACCPYCMEPDFGVIYERPSPPRVSPAAGVTGGVLISAAAHALSTSPEAGTSGFSQALSLSEDTPLSSSPAPSPGLSKPEGTRRKSVSSKAKEVITIDQIRPDWEAKLNAVKAAAARRAARRIVMRQVGDRLIPIGYTSARATGQADFSMSIPQEEGGGGGSRRSRRNRDREREMEEQMMIMEAMRLSLLDHEEHQRKSAAETKPGDGRTSGSATPVGESSSRRSSSATGTFASWKNNSNGNASKLLSKLSGNRSRSNSKSSVHFAPSPTTLGPGDGTPRAPSPAGPSSSLGVNNRARSSSSPSPSPRLGTTDSHPSSPLAAPAQSRHSLDVHVPASGHSLRTAEASTEASAAVQDKGKGKAEPNGTDAVVPTVEVEPPKGEEDAKVAGSPALGAEPASHSPTPESPLDTASTAPSVQTPTDFMHQSLREVLTESPVAESPVSEIPLSATGASKAAAVHAEDAGASTGAGAGADSQGVATAAAAAAAAAGEPSKD from the exons ATGGGAAACACTTCATCCCAGCCCGCACCAGCCTCGGGTGGCCGTGGGACCCCAGCAAACGGTCGagacgcgtcggcgccgcccggagctgctgctgccgccgccacagcagcagcatcaagTACAGGCCCGGTGCCGCCCCCAAAGTCGCCATCTCCTGCACCTCCCCAGACCCCACTACTATTGCCGTTTGCGGGCCACCTATCGCCACAGAACCCACATGCGCTCGGTCTGCCGCAAACGCACGACTACTCGAAGCAGGCGGTGACCGAGCTGATCCTCGAGGCTCAGCTCGCACCCTTCTaccgcggcctcgacgactttgaggaAGAATGGGAAGAGAACGATATCAAGCGCGCTCTTGACGAAACTCGCGAGAAGGACTTTGAGGACGACGTAAACAATTCGTACACAGCCCGGCTCAAGGTCCTGCGTGAGGGCGGCAACCCCTTCCCCAAGGAAACACTtgccgacaaggacgagcatgaccgccgcgaggtcAAAGCGTATCTCGGTGCTGTGGAATGTCCCATTTGTTTCCTG AGCTATCCTCCCAACATCAACACATCGCGATGCTGCGAGCAGCCACTGTGCACCGAGTGCTTTGTGCAGATGAAGCGTAGCGAGGCGACCGTGACACATCTCGAGTCGGATTCGGCGTGCTGCCCGTACTGCATGGAGCCCGACTTTGGAGTCATTTACgagcggccgtcgccgccgcgagtGTCACCCGCCGCTGGTGTCACTGGTGGCGTGCTTATCAGTGCCGCTGCCCACGCGCTATCTACTTCGCCAGAGGCTGGCACCAGTGGCTTCTCGCAGGCGCTCTCGCTGTCCGAGGACACTCCGCTCAGTAGCTCGCCGGCACCATCCCCGGGTCTCTCCAAGCCGGAGGGCACTCGCCGCAAGAGTGTGTcgtccaaggccaaggaggtcaTCACCATTGACCAGATTCGACCCGACTGggaggccaagctcaacgcTGTCAAGGCTGCggccgctcgtcgtgctgcgcgccgcATCGTCATGCGTCAAGTGGGCGACCGCCTGATTCCCATTGGATACACTTCGGCGCGGGCAACGGGCCAGGCCGACTTTAGCATGTCCATTCCGCAGGAAgagggaggcggcggcggtagccGTAGATCGCGACGCAACCGCGACCGTgagcgcgagatggaggag CAGATGATGATTATGGAGGCCATGCGGCTGTCGCTCCTCGACCACGAGGAGCACCAGCGGAAATCTGCTGCCGAGACCAAGCCTGGCGATGGCCGGACGAgtggctcggcgacgcccgTGGGCGAGTCTTCTTCCCGCCGGTCTTCGTCGGCGACCGGAACATTCGCGTCGTGGAAGAACAACTCGAACGGCAATGCTTCCAAGCTCTTATCCAAGCTGTCAGGTAACCGCAGCCGCTCCAACTCGAAGAGTAGCGTCCATTTTGCGCCGTCCCCCACGACACTCGGCCCTGGCGACGGCACCCCGAGAGCACCGTCGCCTGCGGGCCCGTCGAGCAGCCTCGGGGTGAACAACCGTGCGcgatcgagctcgtcgcctAGCCCAAGTCCCAGGCTCGGAACTACCGACTCTCACCCCTCGTCACCGCTTGCTGCGCCTGCCCAGTCGCGACACAGCCTCGACGTTCACGTGCCTGCGAGCGGGCACTCTCTGCGGACCGCAGAGGCGTCAACAGAAGCAAGTGCGGCGGTGCAagacaagggcaagggcaaggcggaGCCCAATGGCACGGACGCAGTCGTGCCTACAGTGGAGGTGGAGCCTcccaagggcgaggaggacgccaaggtcgccggTTCACCGGCCCTAGGTGCCGAGCCTgcctcgcactcgccgacgcccgagTCGCCGCTGGACACGGCCTCGACTGCGCCGAGTGTCCAGACGCCGACCGACTTCATGCACCAGTCGCTGCGTGAGGTTCTCACCGAGAGCCCCGTGGCTGAGAGCCCAGTATCTGAGATTCCCCTTTCCGCGACTGGGGCGTCCAAGGCAGCAGCTGTGCACGCCGAGGATGCTGGCGCTTCaaccggcgcgggcgccggcgcagactCCCAGGGCGTCGCtacggctgctgctgctgctgctgctgctgctggcgagcCGTCCAAGGACTAG